One Streptomyces sp. RPA4-2 genomic window carries:
- a CDS encoding ADP-ribosylglycohydrolase family protein — translation MGATAGAVWGRAEQQDFRSRVRGTLLGTAVGDALGTPLDGLTLEEIRQEYGAEGLNDLAVGHDRRGTVTHLTQLTLFTLDGLVRAQVRRDTGAWHPPTDLHRAYRRWAATQSDWGPDERRKDDGWLAREEWLYARRDPTRACLTGFGDETMGTLDAPKNPGELGPEAAARSAPFGLLVGWEPQLVVQLAVECAAQTHGHPTAYLAAGAYAVIVHALARGESLDGAVQRALAILAARPGQEPVSDALQHALGAVRQGMPSPARVEELAGEGTAERLLAVAVYCALVGEDIRHGLCLAVNHGGRSAVAGALTGGLLGALHGETALPPAWLAELEGRPTMLVLADDFAMEMTQGPALHGPGASSPGWLARYPRA, via the coding sequence GTGGGTGCGACAGCCGGTGCCGTCTGGGGCCGTGCCGAACAGCAGGACTTCCGCAGCCGGGTCCGTGGAACCCTGCTGGGCACGGCTGTCGGCGACGCCCTGGGCACACCGCTCGACGGGCTCACCCTGGAGGAGATCCGTCAGGAGTACGGCGCGGAGGGGCTGAACGACCTCGCCGTCGGCCACGACCGCCGCGGCACCGTCACCCACCTCACTCAGCTCACGCTCTTCACCCTCGACGGCCTCGTCCGCGCGCAGGTGCGCCGCGACACCGGCGCCTGGCATCCGCCCACCGACCTGCACCGCGCGTACCGCCGCTGGGCGGCGACCCAGAGCGACTGGGGTCCGGACGAGCGCCGCAAGGACGACGGCTGGCTGGCCCGCGAGGAGTGGCTGTACGCCCGGCGAGACCCCACCAGGGCCTGTCTGACCGGCTTCGGCGACGAGACCATGGGCACGCTGGACGCACCGAAGAACCCCGGCGAGCTGGGTCCCGAGGCCGCCGCGCGCTCCGCGCCCTTCGGACTGCTCGTCGGCTGGGAGCCGCAGTTGGTGGTGCAGCTCGCCGTCGAGTGCGCCGCGCAGACGCACGGGCACCCCACGGCGTATCTCGCGGCCGGCGCGTACGCGGTCATCGTGCACGCGCTGGCACGCGGCGAGAGCCTCGACGGCGCCGTGCAGCGGGCGCTCGCCATCCTGGCCGCGCGGCCGGGGCAGGAGCCCGTCAGTGACGCCCTGCAGCACGCGCTGGGGGCCGTACGGCAGGGGATGCCGTCGCCGGCCCGGGTGGAGGAGCTGGCGGGGGAGGGCACGGCGGAGCGGCTGCTCGCGGTCGCCGTGTACTGCGCACTGGTGGGGGAGGACATCCGGCACGGGCTGTGTCTGGCGGTGAACCACGGCGGGCGCTCCGCGGTGGCGGGGGCCCTGACCGGGGGTCTGCTGGGCGCTCTGCACGGCGAGACGGCCCTCCCGCCGGCCTGGCTGGCCGAGCTGGAGGGCCGTCCCACGATGCTGGTCCTCGCGGACGACTTCGCGATGGAGATGACGCAGGGGCCCGCGCTGCACGGGCCCGGAGCGTCGTCCCCCGGGTGGCTCGCCCGCTATCCGCGGGCCTGA